Proteins encoded together in one Gammaproteobacteria bacterium window:
- a CDS encoding NADH:ubiquinone reductase (Na(+)-transporting) subunit B, translating into MATGLRGVLDRLHPLFAKGGKLEKYYAVYEMVDTFFYSPPDVTRGAPHVRDGIDLKRTMIYVWMATFPAIAVGCWNVGYQANLGMQALDIAQLDDWRQVFLHYVGYSPDNWFACFVHGFTYWAPIYFVTFLVGGLWEVLFAGVRNHEINEGFFVTSILFSLILPPTVPLWQVALGVSFGVVIGKEIFGGTGKNFLNPALVGRAFLYFAYPAQHSGDAVWTAVDGFTGATPLALAAQGGVDAVQAGGFTWMQTFLGNIPGSVGEVSTAAILLGGAFLVYTRIASYRIILGMFIGMVVSVYVFQWLGPADNPYFQVPWYWHLTLGSFAFGAVFMATDPVSAAHTNAGRWIFGGLCGFMTVLVRVVNPAFPEGVMLAILFSNIFAPLIDYCVIKANIRRRKSRLAAV; encoded by the coding sequence ATGGCTACCGGTTTACGGGGGGTTCTGGATCGGCTGCATCCGCTGTTCGCCAAGGGCGGCAAGCTGGAGAAGTACTACGCCGTCTACGAGATGGTGGATACCTTCTTCTACAGCCCGCCGGACGTGACGCGCGGCGCGCCACATGTGCGCGACGGCATCGACCTCAAGCGCACGATGATCTACGTGTGGATGGCGACGTTCCCGGCGATCGCCGTCGGCTGCTGGAATGTGGGCTATCAGGCCAATCTCGGCATGCAGGCGCTGGATATCGCGCAGCTCGACGACTGGCGCCAGGTGTTCCTGCACTACGTCGGCTACAGCCCGGACAACTGGTTCGCCTGTTTCGTGCACGGCTTTACCTATTGGGCGCCGATCTATTTCGTCACCTTCCTGGTCGGCGGTCTTTGGGAAGTGCTGTTCGCGGGTGTGCGCAATCACGAGATCAACGAGGGCTTCTTCGTTACCTCGATCCTGTTCTCGCTGATCCTGCCGCCCACCGTGCCCTTGTGGCAGGTCGCGCTCGGCGTGAGTTTCGGCGTGGTGATCGGCAAGGAGATCTTCGGCGGCACCGGCAAGAACTTCCTGAACCCGGCCCTGGTCGGTCGTGCCTTCCTGTACTTCGCCTATCCGGCGCAACACTCCGGCGATGCGGTGTGGACGGCCGTGGACGGTTTCACCGGCGCGACCCCGCTGGCCTTGGCCGCCCAGGGCGGCGTCGATGCGGTGCAGGCCGGTGGGTTCACCTGGATGCAGACCTTCCTCGGCAACATCCCGGGTTCGGTCGGCGAGGTCTCCACGGCGGCGATCCTGCTGGGCGGCGCCTTCCTGGTGTACACCCGTATCGCCAGCTACCGCATCATCCTCGGCATGTTCATCGGCATGGTTGTTTCGGTGTACGTGTTCCAGTGGCTGGGGCCGGCCGACAATCCGTACTTCCAGGTGCCGTGGTACTGGCATCTGACGCTCGGCAGCTTTGCCTTCGGCGCGGTGTTCATGGCCACCGATCCGGTCAGCGCCGCGCATACCAATGCCGGGCGCTGGATATTCGGCGGACTCTGCGGTTTCATGACCGTGCTGGTGCGCGTCGTCAACCCGGCCTTCCCGGAAGGCGTGATGCTGGCGATTCTGTTCAGCAACATTTTTGCGCCGCTGATCGACTACTGCGTGATCAAGGCGAACATCCGCCGTCGCAAGTCGCGGCTGGCGGCGGTCTGA